In a genomic window of Blattabacterium cuenoti:
- a CDS encoding thiamine diphosphokinase: protein MNHRFNGPEIGLFLNGEIPSFFKRKKSYQKIFAVDGAFYYLNKFGILVDYVIGDFDSILKKDIPLETHLLETYDQKYTDFDKALNIIYNKGFFNINVWGGSGMEQDHFLGNLSTALKYKNKLSIIFHDKYHFYFFSDKKTSFYHKKNKKISLFPFPKVNGLCTYGLKYSIRKGSLKIGKNIGIRNEVSNQRIKVNYKEGELLIFIEK, encoded by the coding sequence ATGAATCATAGATTTAATGGTCCGGAAATAGGATTATTTTTAAATGGAGAAATTCCTTCTTTTTTTAAAAGAAAAAAATCTTATCAAAAAATATTTGCAGTAGATGGAGCCTTTTACTATTTAAATAAATTTGGTATTCTGGTAGATTATGTTATTGGAGATTTTGATTCTATTTTAAAAAAGGATATTCCTTTAGAAACTCATTTATTAGAAACTTATGATCAAAAATATACTGATTTTGATAAGGCTTTAAATATTATTTATAACAAAGGGTTTTTTAATATAAATGTTTGGGGGGGGAGCGGAATGGAACAAGATCATTTTTTAGGTAATTTATCTACAGCTTTAAAATACAAAAATAAATTATCTATTATATTTCATGATAAATATCATTTTTATTTTTTTTCTGATAAAAAAACCTCTTTTTATCATAAAAAAAATAAAAAAATATCTTTGTTTCCATTTCCTAAAGTAAATGGATTATGCACTTACGGACTTAAATATTCCATAAGGAAAGGTTCATTGAAAATAGGGAAAAACATAGGCATAAGAAATGAAGTATCAAATCAAAGAATAAAAGTAAATTATAAAGAAGGAGAATTGCTAATATTTATAGAAAAATAA
- a CDS encoding peptidylprolyl isomerase produces the protein MKNILFIFIKKCFFIVFICFLVCFFSYSSSLEKLNGIAIIIGDEIILDSEIRNNDEKESLCHTNGNINDFIIKKLILFHAKKDESIQISDQELEYMSQVFLSEIKNKYINQEQFLIQLKDKEFLKKLNENIKNQQYIEKFYKKITDDVEVTPEEIKYFFTQKKNQIPFTPKKMCISYIILYPKLSNIDKKKIIDFLNQIKKEILYFDNDFSTKAILFSEDDSSALQGGLIKGMKIKNLPEQFQHSISFLKEGEISEPFETNLGFHLIKLENKNKDEIDFRQILIKPKYSKYELYKAKSFAKLFRKRISNHKINLDKIPDLLNHNEIVDVIVQNKIWIEENQLSKNMKKVLLSLKKGKITNPYKEIINGKEAFVMIKLLDDIPSKPYSLEENYTTLKNLLTSIKKKEKIKNWAKDILKKTYYVKINC, from the coding sequence ATGAAAAATATTCTTTTTATTTTTATTAAAAAATGTTTTTTTATTGTATTTATATGTTTCCTTGTATGTTTTTTTTCGTATTCTTCTAGTTTAGAAAAACTGAACGGAATAGCAATAATAATTGGAGATGAAATTATTTTAGATTCTGAAATCAGAAATAATGATGAAAAAGAATCGTTATGCCATACTAACGGAAATATAAATGATTTCATTATAAAAAAATTAATACTTTTTCATGCAAAAAAAGATGAAAGCATACAAATTAGTGATCAAGAATTAGAATATATGAGTCAAGTTTTTTTATCAGAAATAAAAAATAAATATATCAATCAAGAACAATTTTTGATTCAACTTAAAGATAAGGAATTTTTGAAAAAATTGAATGAGAATATTAAAAATCAACAATATATAGAAAAATTCTATAAAAAAATAACAGATGATGTAGAAGTTACCCCCGAGGAAATAAAATATTTCTTTACACAAAAAAAAAATCAAATACCTTTCACTCCAAAAAAAATGTGTATTTCTTATATAATACTATATCCTAAATTAAGTAATATTGACAAAAAAAAGATAATTGATTTTTTAAATCAAATCAAAAAAGAAATATTATATTTTGATAATGATTTTTCTACTAAAGCTATTTTATTTTCTGAAGATGACTCTTCAGCATTACAAGGTGGTTTAATAAAGGGAATGAAAATCAAAAATTTACCAGAACAATTTCAACACTCTATTTCTTTTTTAAAAGAAGGTGAAATATCTGAACCTTTTGAAACGAATTTAGGATTTCATCTAATTAAATTGGAAAATAAAAATAAAGATGAAATTGATTTTAGACAAATACTAATTAAACCTAAGTATTCAAAATATGAATTATATAAAGCAAAATCATTTGCAAAATTATTTAGAAAACGTATTAGTAATCACAAAATAAATTTAGATAAAATACCAGATTTATTAAATCATAATGAAATTGTAGATGTAATAGTCCAAAATAAAATATGGATAGAAGAAAATCAATTATCAAAAAATATGAAGAAAGTGTTACTTTCTTTAAAAAAAGGAAAAATTACTAATCCTTATAAAGAAATTATAAATGGAAAAGAAGCATTTGTTATGATCAAGTTATTAGATGATATTCCATCTAAACCTTATTCCTTAGAAGAAAATTATACTACGTTAAAAAATTTGTTAACAAGCATCAAAAAAAAAGAAAAAATAAAAAATTGGGCAAAGGATATACTAAAAAAAACTTATTACGTTAAAATTAACTGTTAA
- the mdh gene encoding malate dehydrogenase — protein sequence MKITIIGAGNVGAYCASLLAQKDIVKKIVLLDVREKISEGKSLDIYQMLSIIKSNTEIIGTTNDYSKSKNSEIIIITCGVPRKPGMKRDDLVKINAEIIRNVTKKSIFFSPKAKLIIVSNPLDVMSYVSYLTAKIDSYRVIGMAGILDSARYRFFLSRKLNISPIDIQSLLLGGHGDTMVPLYRYTSISGIPIKEFLSEEENDIIIEKTKKGGEEIINLLGTSAWMAPSASIVEMVEAILKDSKRIFLCSAFLKGQYGLKGIYLGVPVILGKNGIEKIIELKLNQKENNLLKKSFHHVKSMIDKFI from the coding sequence ATGAAAATAACTATTATTGGAGCAGGAAATGTAGGAGCTTATTGTGCTAGTTTATTAGCTCAAAAAGACATAGTAAAAAAAATTGTTTTGCTAGATGTTAGAGAAAAAATTTCGGAAGGAAAAAGTTTAGATATCTATCAAATGCTTTCCATAATAAAATCAAATACTGAAATTATTGGAACAACTAATGATTATTCAAAATCTAAAAATTCGGAAATCATAATTATCACTTGTGGTGTTCCAAGGAAACCTGGAATGAAAAGAGATGACCTCGTTAAGATTAATGCAGAAATCATTCGCAATGTAACTAAAAAATCTATTTTTTTTTCTCCAAAAGCTAAATTAATTATTGTGTCAAATCCACTAGATGTTATGTCATACGTGAGTTATTTGACTGCAAAAATAGATTCTTATCGTGTAATTGGAATGGCTGGAATATTAGATTCTGCTAGATATCGTTTTTTTTTATCAAGAAAACTAAACATTTCTCCTATTGATATACAATCTTTATTATTAGGAGGACACGGAGATACAATGGTTCCTTTATATAGATATACATCTATATCAGGAATCCCTATTAAAGAATTTTTATCAGAAGAGGAAAATGATATAATTATTGAAAAAACAAAAAAAGGAGGAGAGGAAATAATCAATTTATTGGGAACATCAGCTTGGATGGCCCCTAGCGCCTCTATTGTAGAAATGGTGGAAGCTATTTTGAAAGATTCTAAACGTATTTTTTTATGTTCTGCTTTTTTGAAAGGGCAATACGGATTAAAAGGCATATATTTGGGAGTTCCAGTTATTTTAGGGAAAAATGGAATAGAAAAAATAATAGAATTAAAATTAAATCAAAAAGAAAACAATCTTCTGAAGAAATCTTTTCATCATGTAAAAAGTATGATTGATAAATTTATATGA
- the lptB gene encoding LPS export ABC transporter ATP-binding protein, with amino-acid sequence MALKVNNIYKKYKRKYIVKNVSIELNKGEIVGLIGPNGAGKTTSFYMIVGFIKPDRGEIFIDNQNITSNPMYQRSKKGIGYLAQEPSIFRKLSVEDNILCVLEMQKISNIEKKNITEKLIEELGLQKVRNNRGDLISGGERRRTEIARCLAINPKFFLLDEPFSGIDPISTEELKKIIISLKKKNIGILITDHNVQEIITITDRIYFMFNGRIIKNGSTVEIIQDSIVRKIYLGNKIINLKNE; translated from the coding sequence ATGGCTTTGAAAGTTAATAATATATATAAAAAATATAAAAGAAAATATATCGTAAAAAATGTATCAATTGAGTTGAATAAAGGAGAAATAGTAGGTTTGATTGGACCTAATGGAGCAGGAAAAACAACTTCTTTTTATATGATTGTAGGATTCATTAAACCAGATAGAGGAGAAATTTTTATTGATAATCAAAATATCACATCGAATCCTATGTATCAACGTTCTAAAAAAGGAATTGGATATTTAGCTCAAGAACCATCTATATTTAGAAAATTATCTGTGGAAGATAATATTTTATGTGTGTTAGAAATGCAAAAAATATCAAATATTGAAAAAAAAAATATAACAGAAAAACTCATTGAAGAATTAGGATTACAGAAAGTTAGAAATAATCGTGGGGATCTTATTTCCGGAGGAGAACGAAGACGTACTGAAATTGCTAGATGCTTAGCTATAAATCCCAAATTTTTTCTTTTAGATGAACCTTTTTCTGGAATAGATCCAATTTCTACAGAAGAATTAAAAAAAATAATTATTTCTCTTAAAAAAAAAAATATAGGTATATTAATAACAGACCATAATGTTCAAGAGATTATTACGATAACAGATCGTATTTATTTTATGTTTAATGGAAGGATTATAAAAAATGGATCTACTGTAGAAATTATACAAGATTCTATAGTGAGAAAAATTTATTTAGGAAATAAAATTATAAATTTAAAGAACGAATAA